The sequence cATCTCCAACCACAAAAAAAGCTTTCTACTCTTCATCATTAAAGACGGTCTTCTTCCCTGCAAGAccaatacaaaaacacaaatttataaGAACACTAATATCTACGATGTACATCAACAAAAAAAGGGGAAGataaatgaagaagaaacaaaccttgCGCAGATGCAATTAGACTTGGTTTGCTGGGTCCTCTTCCAGCGTTACTGAAACGGCCACGTCCTCTACCAGGTGGCCCTCTACCAGGTGGTCCTCTACCAGGTGCCCCTCTACCTCTTCTATTCGAGAAACGGCCACCATTGTCCCTTGGAGGTCTGTCATTTGAACCACTGCCATCACTATCTCTTGGTCTAGCCTCTTCCACCGTTAAAAATCCTCCTCCCATTTCACTTCCGCTCAGTTGCAACGCCTCATCGAATCCACTCTTCATATCTATGTAAGCCATCctgaaagaataagaaaaaacttCCGTAAGCGTCGTAGTCATTACCATCATTCGCCGATGCAGGAGAGAAGAGTTACAAACCCCCTCATGACACCACTCTCACGATCAGTTGGAAGAGAAATCCTTCCCACTTCTCCACAAGTACTAAAGTGATTTCTAAAGGCATCCTTGAGCTGATCATGTTCAAAACAGATTTTTAGCGGTTTGCATCAGAGCTATTGTAACATGTCATattggtttaaataaaaaatgaggaCAAGAGTTTTacttcatcttctccaagaGAAGTATCAAATCCTCTAACATAAAGCTTTCGAAATTGGCTTCCTACTCCATAGGAAACAGGATTGCTGCATATATTCAAGAGAAAAAACGATATCAGCCTGGAAACAAACATGCCTAATCAACTATCACAACATGCTCATAGATGGCAGATAAGAAACCTACCTGCTTCGTGGAGTTCTGTGTCCCATCTCGTTAGCAAGATCAAGACGAACATCGCGGCCTAGTAAGGGGTTACCATTCAGTTCCATTGCCTACAATCAAAACAGATCCAATCATCATCGAAATTTCCAAAAACCACTTTCCAAAATAACCAAATATGAACTAACCTTCTGAGCTGCTTCTGCAGAAACGAATTCAACATGCCCATATCCCTTAGCACTCCCATCTTCATGTGAAGCAATTCTAACATCGACAACTTCACCAGCTTCTTTGAAGAAATCCTCTCTGTATATTGGGTTATAAATATCATACAACTAACACTGAAATTGGaagaaccagaaaaaaaaatgctataTACTTACATGTCAGATCTCTGAACTGCATAGGAAAGATTTCCGGCAAATAATGTCTTTGATCCTCCCTGAATTGTTGGTGTTTTGGGCTGtagtataaaaaaaacacattacacATTACACAAAACGTTCAAATGATCATAACTAAaggaataaaattataaaaaacatttacaagagtttttacctgttttgcatttgatttctgcTCTGCATCCACCATTTCAATATCAGAATCCTGGATTTTTGATCAAAAgatagtttaaaaattattatcaaaacaTTAGCAAGTATATTCTATAGAAAAGGATTTGAAGACAACATNCGCTACCTTCTTCACAGGGGCAGTTTCCTAACAAAgttttattaaacaaacaaatttcaaattaagCTTTCAANCTCTCCTCCTCATCAGACTCCTCACTAGATTCATCACTAGAGGTTTCTTGTTTGGAAGTTTTTGTTGATGAAACTTTAGGCtgcaaaaaaagttttgttgtcATTTCCACAGCATAAAACTAATGAGAACAACCTTGTGGAAGAATGTAACTACCTTCTTTGTAGGAGGTTTTTCATCATCACTTTCCTGCAAGTGGCAAAATAGTATGGAATGTTAAGTGTATAGAATATAAAACTATCACAAATCATTTAAATGATCCAATCTTaagaaataacaaatatatagacACGGTCATTATCATGTTTTAATTAGTATGTGTATGAAGACATAGAAACTGTATCAAAACAAACCTCATCAGAATCGTCCTCCGAGGATGATGAATCTTTTGCAGCTGCTTTGGCTTTCTTACCAATTGTTGGCTTCTTCTTGGCAGGTGTGAGTtcctaattatgttttatataaaaatcgAATCTCCAAGTAAGTATATGATATTACTTTACCATTGAGCTAACCATGTATAACACAATTCTTACCTCGTCGGAAGAAGATTCTCCTTCTGATGAACTGCTCGCTGCTTTGGCATTCTTAGAGGCTGCAGGTTGCTTCTTCACAGGGGCAGATTCCTATAATGATTTTATCAAAAGAGtttgaaaaatcaaacatatGACATTCGCCCAACATTGAGATAATGTGTAATGATGTGATTTCTACCTCGTCTGAAGATGTTTCGTCCTCAGATGATTCGCTTTCTGCCTTGGGTTTTTCAACACCTGCTGGTTGCTTCTTTGCAGGGGCAGGTTCctaattatgatttatttaataaaaaaaaatcaaaataagctTATGATATTCTTGTAACATTAAGCTAACAAGTAAAAACGCAATGTTTACCTCGTCAGATGATCCATCATCAGATGAACTGCTGTCTGCCTTGGCCTTCTTAGGAACTGACGCTACCTTCTTCACAGGGGCAGTTTCCTAACAAAgttttattaaacaaacaaatttcaaattaagCTTTCAAATTCATCTAACATGTAATGATGCAACAACTCATACCTCatctgaagaagaatcatcctCGGATGAGCTGTCTTTCTTAACAGGTTGCTTCTTTGCAGGGGCAGGTTCCTAATCAagttatataaaaggaaaaaaaacggATTTCAGCTAAGCATATGATATTAGGTTGTAATTATGAGCTAACATGTGTAACACAACTCCTACCTCGtctgaagaagaatcatcctCTGATGAGCTGCTCTCGACCTTTGAATTCTTAAGAGCTTTTGCTGTTTGCTTCTTCACAGGGGCGGTTTCCTAACAATGTTCAAAACGACACAATTGCAAACTAAGCTGATGACATCCCCCTCTAACATTGAGCTAACGTGTAATGATGCAGCAAAACACACCTCGtctgaagaagaatcatcctCGCTATCTACCTTGTCTTTCTTAAGAGGTTCAGGTTGCTTCTTTGCAGGGGCAGGTTCctaattatgatttatttaataaaaaaaaatcaaaataagctTATGATATTCTTGTAACATTAAGCTAACAAGTAAAAACGCAATGTTTACCTCGTCAGATGATCCATCATCAGATGAACTGCTGTCTGCCTTGGCCTTCTTAGGAACTGACGCTACCTTCTTCACAGGGGCAGTTTCCTAACAAAgttttattaaacaaacaaatttcaaattaagCTTTCAAATTCATCTAACATGTAATGATGCAACAACTCATACCTCatctgaagaagaatcatcctCGGATGAGCTGTCTTTCTTAACAGGTTGCTTCTTTGCAGGGGCAGGTTCCTAATCAagttatataaaaggaaaaaaaacggATTTCAGCTAAGCATATGATATTAGGTTGTAATTATGAGCTAACATGTGTAACACAACTCCTACCTCGtctgaagaagaatcatcctCTGATGAGCTGCTCTCGACCTTTGAATTCTTAAGAGCTTTTGCTGTTTGCTTCTTCACAGGGGCGGTTTCCTAACAATGTTTAAAAAGACACAATTGCAAACTAAGCTGATGACATCCCCCTCTAACATTGAGCTAACGTGTAATGATGCAGCAAAACACACCTCGtctgaagaagaatcatcctCGCTATCTACCTTGTCTTTCTTAAGAGGTTCAGGTTGCTTCTTTGCAGGGGCAGGTTCCTATATGTataaatcaatattataaacaaaaaaagtggcAATGCAATAGCATTGAGAGAAGTTTGGTAATGCAATCCCTACCTCATCCGAAGAAGAATCATCCTCATCCGACGAAGAAgaatcatcatcgtcttcagaAGAGTCATCCTTCAGCTTAGATGGAGGTTCCTTTGCAGTAACTTTCTTAGTAGTCTTCTTAGTCTAAAAAGCAAATTAAAGAGACAAGATGAGTATAGACAAAAACATAGTACTCAATTTAAACTCAACTTAACTAAATTTGTCACATTGCTttatacaaatcaaacaacgagATTGAAGTTTTTACCTTCTGCTCTTCCTCAGAATCAGAAGAGTCAGAACTGCTAGTTTCTACCTTCTTCTGTATTTTTTTGGCAGCTTTCTCCTTCTGAACAGCAGAAAATTAAAGAGACAAGATGAGTATAGACAGAAACATAGTACTCAGTTTAAACTCAACTTAAACTAAATTTGTCACATTGCTTTATACAAATTACACAACGAGATTGAAGTTTTTTACCTTCTGATCTTCCTCAGAATCAGATGAGTCAGAACTGCTAGTCTCTACCTTCTTTGGTATTTTCTTCGCAGCTTTCTCCTTCTGAACAGCAGCAATCAAgtctttcttctgcttcttcgaAACTTGGATGTCCAAATCCTGTTCCGCATCTCTCttacctaacaaacaaattatagaaaaaaaatagaacataaTTGTTGAGAAGCTAGTTCTTGTCAATTGATTTGTAATCACACTCGTTCAACACAACATAATACCATGATTCAATCAGCAAACAAATCCCCAAATCGTCCAAGCAGAAAAGTAATGAGCCAGAGTCGAGAACCCAAGAAAAAATTGGGTCTCTTAACAAAATTGAAGATGAATTAACCAAACAAATCTATTAAGTGCATGTGAGATTGTGATGAGAGTATGTAACAAAATCATAGAATTGCTTCACGACACAATAATTCCCAGTTTTTGAGCTTTGGTGAATGAGACACAATTAAGAGAAACCACAGACTTTTACactaagtatatatataaaaaaaaaacagtacctTTCTTGAGTGGCTTTGTGATTGAAGCAGGTGGTGCGGCTTCAACCTagaaaatcaaagataaaaaataaacacagaGTTCAGAATTGTCTTCACAGACAAAAcagagtgagaagaagaagaagaagaagaagaagaagaagaaggagaaagatcGCTACTTTGGTGTCGGATTTTTTGCTAGACTTGCTCATGGTTCCGATCAGAAACGAGAGAGATTGCTGCTACAGCTAGGTTTTTACGAGATTCTTaaaaggtttagggttttgttttttttttatacaggagatttgtaatttatattgatacttttggttctggttttggGAAGATTGAAGAGTCGGTCttgtcttatttatttttttctttcctttttttttctttataaatctgAACCGTACATCTCACAAGCTGATGTTAATCTTACCATTAATTGTGTGATTTGGAGTTGACTTACGACACTTGACTCCCAAGTTTTACAAGTGTCGAAatttttggtattattatttatgCAGGAGGAGGTtgtcaaaaatatcattaactaGAAAAAATGCGTGGGTAAAACcgtaaaatcaataaataatataatattttataactaatatatatatatatataatatatttagtcattttaaaataattcaataattattattataaattattacaaattttataaaattatacgGGGAATATGAAGTTTTAGAgaagttattttgtttcatgatattttcaattttctatacaattttaagattagtttaatattttatattacaaagttttttttttgggtgtgaaaTAGGAGACAATGTCtcctatattttattaaaaaataaaaaaattacaaaagaacaTGACGTGGGATCAAAGACCCATTAACATCTTCGACCATCACGGAACGAACAACATCCGGACAAACAGAAAAAGAATAATAACCAAGCGgtaaagaaaacacataattCGCTAATCCATCAGCAAGACggttagcttccctatacacgtgaagtcttatttataattggTTTAACTTTTTTGAAGTTTATATAAGGTGtagaatatgatgttttagagaagttattttgttttataatatatgatgttttaaagtttctgtacaatttttatattagtttaatactttatattatgaagtcttatttataattggtttaacctttttaaagtagttttttattaatttacgtGTTTTTATTGGAAACATCCTAACGAGcgaataatatttatgttttgattgtgttttttaatctttattgtaaaacataaatattgtatgacaattaatacattaaaatatatcgCGGgagttatattttatagaaCTAATACACAATTATGATTAACCAATCCGTGTTTAAGTTGTTTACTTTaaccaattatttttctttatctaataaataaactgatcataccaaaaaaatgatattttctcaaagaaaaaagaaaaatcatatttatatctttaaattatttaaaaataaaatgaattgataatattttatataataaagtagggttTTCTCAAACtcataatctaatatatattatgaaagttgtTCAACTCTCTCCATATGAGTGACTCATCAGCAGTGAagaaaatgacacatgtcaaccCAAATTAAAAGTACCTAAATTAAAACAagtatattcaaaattaaagagGAATTTGAAACATCTTCcatatcttttattctttttcatatcacaaacaattttattatttatataaaaaatctagagaggcttagaacatgttgatgtattatttaagtaagtagatgcatcaccaaaatataaaaatgtatcgaaaataaaaccaaagattTGCTTTGTATTCTTAGGTAAATTATGAAGATATGAACATATGGTTTAGGcgttataattttttcaataatttgaaGGATTGCAGCAGTTAATGAAAATTTGGTTAATATTGTAGAAAAATTTATGAAAGTATGTCTTtagagaaataaatttttatatatgaaaaagattagagtTTTGTTCACTATGGAATGAAAGATAGTTAAATCATTGATATAATGTTGGTTGAAGAaaatacaaagagaaaaaaagaaggaagttaAATTAATTCTAGAgatatattcaagaaattgaatagCTAACAGGGAAATAAAGTtgtttatcttaattataatcattaaagagttaaccaaaaaatctttttgataaaagagaatttgagaatCCCATGGGAttacatacaaatatatctaaatacctaagttttagacaagaattgtagaatgtaagatgtttaaatgtttttatttaccAATCAAATATGCAAATAGTATGATTATTTTACTTCCTAAAAAAATATGCTAATAGTTTTCATCTACAAATATCATTTTAGAATAAGATTtagctttaaacaaaatttagtattcTTTACCTCTTCACCAAAATAAGATTtagctttaaacaaaatatgctAATAGTaccataatattattattttttaggaaGTAAATAATACAATTGTGaactaaatattacaaaatatttaacaacaaagaaatattatattttccatattttttttatatcttgatattattttagaatgaaattaattgattttttcatattttcatattttggtatcattttaaaatgaaattaattgatttttggtgcaattttttatttatattatagtattatttacttcctaacaaataataatataatggtAACTGTATAAAATAGTTACTTATAATTAGAGCATGAGTTTGAACTTtgactttattatataagattataaagAATGGACCAAAACttagaattaaaataataatgggACTGGGAGGGAGgtatatgtaaaattaacaaGAATTAATATCATTTTCTTCGCCGCCTGAGTTCGTTCAtgcttctcctcttcttcttctcaaacctCCCATCATAAAATTTCCCGGTGTTTACTGTGTCGCAATCGCCGTCGACGACCAACGGTGAATTGATCTATAGAGGAATAGGCCTTTGTGAATTTCTCAATAATTCTTTCAGATGCCTTGTGTCGTGGTCAAGCAAATTGAAGGTTAATCAGATCTTTGTGAAAAGACCGTAGCTTTAAGGGAGCTTGGTAGTTCTCTGGTCGTCGCCCCAAGATTAGAGATTTCGAATATTCTCTGACGGATGATTCTTCAGCGAGACGTGTTTTCTTCATCAGATTAAGCCTATAAATTCAACTCCCTCTGATGACTGATTGGGTTTCtattggtttaggatatgtTGCTCGTTCAGAgctttttgggttttctttgaCTTTATGATTGTTGAACTCTCATCAATCATCTGGGATTTCTTAAGAAGAAAACCTTGATTTTCTTGTATCTCGGATACCTATGGAAGAGCCTTCTCAGGTTAGTGGATCCTTCTCCTCTCTTTGACTTTATCTTCACTTGCGGAGGCTTTAAAGATTTCATTAGGAGATTTAGCTGGTATGGATACAGTGTGGGTTTTGGAAAAGCTTATGAATGTCAATATATGGTCTTGTCAACTAGTTTGCAGACTATATGATTGACAAAGAATgaaactttttatcaaatttggCATTATACTTGACCTTTCTCTTTTCATAATACTTGCTTAATGATTGGGACAGAAGGGGAATGTTCTAACTTCTCAATCATCGGGTATCTGATAGAGAAATGTTTAGATAACATAATACTGTCTAGGAAATCATGAAGCTGGATTGTGTTAGTGTTAGTAGAACTGTTCTCTTGGAGAATAGGTTTGAAAGAGAGAACTGTGAAATAGTGATAGGCTGTAACAAATAGTAtaactgtttgtttttttttttctaggggaGTTTTGTTACAACCATAAATGAGGATTACGAAGCAGTTTGTTGGGGATGTGGGCTAAACCTTGTTCTTCCATCATATGCACCTGTTTTCAAGTGTGGATGGTGTGGTGCAATCACGAATCAGAATCCAGTCCGACCTGAAACCAAAAGCTTTGGGTTGAGACGTTTCCGTGACCGGTGTTTTGTCGTTATTCTGGCAGTTTTTATGCTCTTTGTGATATGTAAGTCTCTCTAAATAAGAAATTAACATTATGTTGAGAAATTATACTTTTCGGTTTCTCTGTTGAATACTCTTTTGAAATAATACTTCAGGTGGTGGGATTTGGGCTGCATATCCTGTCTTGTTTTCAATCAGCTTGGCTTGCGGAATTTTTCATTGTGTTACAACAGCATGTCTGGCGATATCAACGCTCTCAACATTTATTCTTGTTGCTTTTAAATGCGCCGGGATACCACCAACTATTCTTTATGGAACCCACCCTGGAGTAGGGAACAGCGCACTTAACAACTATACCTTTTGTAACTACTGCTCCAAACCCAAGTCACCTAGAACCCATCACTGCCGCACGTGTCGCATGTGTGTCTTGGACATGGATCACCATTGCCCCTTTGTAAGTCTCATGGCTTTTTCAGGTTTCTCTTTGGTTATTACATATATCATTTTCACATAAAGGGCTGAATATAGAGTGGCTTTTTGAGTGTACGTTGTGTGGTGgatgattacttttcaaatttaGCGTTTACATAAACCACATAGACTTGTATCAAGTTTATCATTCCATTTCATACGACCCTCTAATTTTCCCCAGTCatgtagacttttttttttcaatacctTAAACTCTCCTTATTTACTGGCTAAGGACTCTCCTTGTGTTGTATTTGCAGATTGGGAACTGTGTTGGTGCGGGCAATCACAAACAATTCATAGCATTTCTTATCTCAGCCGTCATTAGCACAATCTATGCTGCTGTTATGTGTGTGTATTCTGTGATTCACATCTTGCCACCTTTGGAAAATGGAGCTGCCTATGCATCTGAGGTGGCCCATGTGGCGCATGGTAATAGTTTATCGATTCTGAGAGCAGTGAAGAATATATCTTTTGCTTACTTAGCCAATGCTGTCTTCATCTCTGTTCGAGGCCTTGTCCTAGTCTATCTCTTTGTGGCAAGTGTTTCTGTGGCGATTGGGCTAAGTGTTTTGTTGTGGCAACAGCTTAGCTATATTTATGAAGGCAAGACTTACTTAAGCCATTTAAGTTCTCAAGGaacagaagaagatggtgaaaagaGCTGCCGgaatcttttgttgtttttcggATGTCCAGATTCAATTGAATGGCAATTGCCAACCATAAGGAAATTGAGGAAGAGACATAAGacatgaaaagaacaaaagaaaatcttaGCTGAATATGTTCTCTATGTTTCCTCCTTCGGTTTGGAGCTTGTTTTGGTCAATTCAGAAAAATTCATCATACTTGGAGCTAACAGGTAATGCAGATTAGTAGAGTGTGTACcttttgtgaaattcatgatcaTAGAGTGTAGGAGCAGTTGCTCctgtaaattttgtttcaagattgtaaaatttgttgtttcCCTGACATGCCTTTGAACTCAAGAATAACAATATCAATTCAAAAGGTTACATAGAAATATCTTTTTAGCAGTCGCCAATGACTTTAGTCGTCAATAATAGAACTTACACCTTCTTG comes from Camelina sativa cultivar DH55 chromosome 19, Cs, whole genome shotgun sequence and encodes:
- the LOC104767614 gene encoding nucleolin 2-like, whose amino-acid sequence is MSKSSKKSDTKVEAAPPASITKPLKKGKRDAEQDLDIQVSKKQKKDLIAAVQKEKAAKKIPKKVETSSSDSSDSEEDQKKEKAAKKIQKKVETSSSDSSDSEEEQKTKKTTKKVTAKEPPSKLKDDSSEDDDDSSSSDEDDSSSDEEPAPAKKQPEPLKKDKVDSEDDSSSDEETAPVKKQTAKALKNSKVESSSSEDDSSSDEEPAPAKKQPVKKDSSSEDDSSSDEETAPVKKVASVPKKAKADSSSSDDGSSDEEPAPAKKQPEPLKKDKVDSEDDSSSDEETAPVKKQTAKALKNSKVESSSSEDDSSSDEEPAPAKKQPVKKDSSSEDDSSSDEETAPVKKVASVPKKAKADSSSSDDGSSDEEPAPAKKQPAGVEKPKAESESSEDETSSDEESAPVKKQPAASKNAKAASSSSEGESSSDEELTPAKKKPTIGKKAKAAAKDSSSSEDDSDEESDDEKPPTKKPKVSSTKTSKQETSSDESSEESDEEEXLKSKIQDSDIEMVDAEQKSNAKQPKTPTIQGGSKTLFAGNLSYAVQRSDIEDFFKEAGEVVDVRIASHEDGSAKGYGHVEFVSAEAAQKAMELNGNPLLGRDVRLDLANEMGHRTPRSSNPVSYGVGSQFRKLYVRGFDTSLGEDELKDAFRNHFSTCGEVGRISLPTDRESGVMRGMAYIDMKSGFDEALQLSGSEMGGGFLTVEEARPRDSDGSGSNDRPPRDNGGRFSNRRGRGAPGRGPPGRGPPGRGRGRFSNAGRGPSKPSLIASAQGKKTVFNDEE
- the LOC104765721 gene encoding protein S-acyltransferase 11-like, which translates into the protein MEEPSQGSFVTTINEDYEAVCWGCGLNLVLPSYAPVFKCGWCGAITNQNPVRPETKSFGLRRFRDRCFVVILAVFMLFVICGGIWAAYPVLFSISLACGIFHCVTTACLAISTLSTFILVAFKCAGIPPTILYGTHPGVGNSALNNYTFCNYCSKPKSPRTHHCRTCRMCVLDMDHHCPFIGNCVGAGNHKQFIAFLISAVISTIYAAVMCVYSVIHILPPLENGAAYASEVAHVAHGNSLSILRAVKNISFAYLANAVFISVRGLVLVYLFVASVSVAIGLSVLLWQQLSYIYEGKTYLSHLSSQGTEEDGEKSCRNLLLFFGCPDSIEWQLPTIRKLRKRHKT